Within Sandaracinaceae bacterium, the genomic segment GGTGAGCGTAGGCGCCTCCGTGGCCGTGATGTCGCCACTCCTCATCGTGGGCCTCATCGCTGCGAGCTCTGGAGCGCGACGGAGGGGGCAAGCGCGAAGACTCTCAGCGCGCGTCGAGCTGGCCGGGGGCCGGTACGGATTCGCCCTCATGGGCCGGTTCTAGCGTACAGCGCCGGCCCTCTTGCCCGCGCCCGCCCCGCACCGCATACCCACCGCGTGGACGAGGTCTACCGCAACGACACCAACCGCGACGTGCCGCTGGCCCAGCCCGGCGAGTTCGCGCCCATCCAGCTGGGCCCGCTGTCGGTGTGGCCGCCCGTGGTCCTCGCGCCCATGGCCGGCGTCACCAACTGGCCCTTCCGCATGATGTGCCGGAAGTTCGGCGCGGGGCTGTACGTGAGCGAGATGATCACGGCGCGGCCGCTGGCCGAGGGCCGCGACAAGACGCTCAAGCTCGCGGACTTCCATCCGGACGAGTCGCCGCGCAGCCTGCAGCTCTACGGCGTGGACCCGTACTACGTGGGCGAGGCCGTGAAGCGGCTGGTCGGTGAGGGGCACGTGGACCACATCGACATGAACTTCGGGTGCCCGGTGCCCAAGGTCACGCGCAAGGGCGGTGGCTCGGCCATCCCGGCGCGCCCTGCCCTGCTGGCGGCCATCGTGCGCGCGGCGGTGCAGAACGCGGGCACGGTGCCGGTGACCATCAAGTTCCGGAGCGGCGTGGACGACACCCTGCTCACGTACCGTGACGCCGGCCGCATCGGACAAGAAGAGGGCTGCGCGGCCGTGGCCCTGCACGCGCGCACGGCGGCCCAGCTGTATGACGGCGAGGCCAACTGGGAGGACATCGCGGACCTCAAGCGGCTGGTCACGCACATCCCCGTGCTGGGCAACGGCGACATCTGGGAGGGGCACGACGCGCTCCGCATGATGCGCCTGACCGGCTGCGACGGCGTGGTGGTGGGGCGCGGTTGCCTGGGGCGCCCGTGGCTCTTCGCGGACCTGGCCGCCGTGTTCGACGGCCGCGAGCCCGAGAACCCGCCCGACTTCGGCGGCGTGGCGGCCATCATGCGGGAGCACGCCCTGCTGCTCATCGAGTGCATGGGCGAGGTGCACGCCATGCGGCAGTTCCGGCGGCACGCCACCTGGTACACCAAGGGCTTCCGCGGCAGCGCTCAGCTCCGGCAGGCGCTCACCAACGTGAGCACGCTGGACGAGCTGCGCGCCGCGCTCGGGTCGTTCGACTCGAGCGAGCCCTTCCCCCCCGCCGCCATGCGCGTGAAGCGCGGCAAGACCTCGGGCCGCCAGCGCGTCACCCTGCCCGACGGCTGGTGCGACGACCCGAACGACGCCACGCCGCCCATGGACATCCCCATCGAGCTGATGTCGGGAGGCTGACCAGCGCCCTCACGCGGAGCCTCACGGCTCGAGCAGCCCCTCGAGAGCGTCGAACGAGCCGGTCCAACCGAGCGTCATCCCGCCGCGCTCGCCCACGAAGGCCGCAAGCTCTGCCGTGCTGACACGACCCTGCGGCTCCACCGTCACCGTGACGCGCGTGCGTTCGTCCGACTCGTCGCTGAACACCACCGTGGTCAGCAGGGTGGCGGGCCAGACCTCCGCGCCCGGCGCGGCGGCCAGGTGCTCGCTCTCGTCCACGAACTGCTGCGCGTACACCACCCGGTGCGGGGGCTCGATGGCCAGGTACTCGGCGCGCACGTGCATGGTGCCGTGCTCGCCCGTGATGACGAAGAAGGTGCTCTTGCCCACCGCAATCTCCGACCGGAGGAAGCGCATGCGAGCGCCCGTCGGCGGGAGCCACTGAGCGAGATGCTCGGGCTTCGTCCACATCTCGAACACGCGAGCGATGGGGGCGTCGAAGGTGCGGTTGATGACGAAGGTGCGCTTGCCCGTGGTCGCTTCTTCGAGGTGCTCGGCCAAGCGGTCCCACGTGCCCGTGCCGCCCTTCTCCTTGATCATCCGGGCCATCTCGGTGGCCGCCTCGGGCGTGGCCAGCGCGAAGCTCAGGTCGAGGGTGGTCTTGCCGCCCGCTTCGGTGAACGTGGCCGTCACGCGGAAGAGCGGCGGGGTGCTGTCCGTGGCGCCGTGGTCGTAGACCAGCTTCGCGCGCGGCTCCACCACGAAGTACGTGGCGATGTTGGGGTAATCCACGCCATCGGGCCCATGCATGGTGTAGCGCCAGTGGCCTCCCGCCCGCAGGTCCTTGCTGTGCGTGGTGAGCGTGAAGCCGCGTGGGCCCCACCACTGCCCCACCTGCTCCGGGTCCGTCCACGCGTCCCACACCGCGCTGACGGGGGCCTCGTACACGCGCGTGAGGCGGATCTCGTTGGAGCTAGTTGGCTTTCTCATGGCGCTTTCCTCTCGAGTTCTTGGCCCGCGGCGCGGTGCGTGCGGACTTCTTGGTCGTCGGCTCGGCCGGCTGCGCGGCAACGCTCTTCAAGTACTCCCCGAGGCGGTCGAGCCGGTCCTCCCACATGGCCCGGTACTGCTCGAGGAAGTCCACCGCGGGCTCGAGCGCACGCGGCTCCAGCCGGCACGGGCGCTGCTGTCCCTCGCGGCTGCGCGAGATGAGGCCTGCGCGCTCGAGCACCTTGAGGTGCTTGGTGATGGCCGGGCCCGACAGCTCGAAGGGCGCCACCAGGTCCTTCACCGGCGCTTCGCCCTCGGAGAGCCGCGCCAAGATGGCCCTGCGCGTCGGATCGGCCAGCGCCGAGAAGATCAGGGAGAGGTCGGCCGACGGCATGGGAATCATTTTACCCATTAGTTATTTAACCTTCAAGAAAAATATCGCCGCGACCTGCGTCGCATCGAGGGAACGGGCGGCGAGCCTGAACGTCGAAGCCACTTGGATGTCGGGGGGGCTGCCCCGCGCCCCAACGCTGCTACAGTCCGCCTTCGTGACGACCGCCCCCACCCAGACCGTCCTGCTGGTCGAAGACGACCCTGCGCTGGCGCTCGGCCTGTGCGACAGCCTCGAGTTCGAGGGGTTTGCGGTGCTGCACGCCAAGCGCGGCAGCGAGGCCGTGACCATGGCCAAGAGCGCGCGGCCCGACTGCATCCTGCTGGACGTCATGCTGCCGGACATGAACGGCTACCAGGTGTGCGAGGCCGTGCGCGCCTGGGACCTGAACGTGCCCATCCTCATGCTCACGGCGCGCAGCCAGGAGGCCGACAAGATCCGCGGCCTCGACGCCGGCGCCGACGACTACGTGACCAAGCCGTTCAGCGTGAGCGAGCTCATGGCCCGCGTGCGCGCGCTCCTGCGCCGGGCCAAGCGCACCACCCTGGCCCCCGCCGACGAGTTCCACGTGGGCGAGTGCGTGGTGGACCCGGGGACGCAGGAGCTGCGCCTGCCCGACGGCCAGGTGGAGCAGCTCTCCTTCTTCGAGGTGCAACTGCTGGCCTTCCTGCACGCCCACGGGGGCCAACCGGTGTCGCGCGACGACATCCTCGAGAAGGTCTGGGGCAGCACGGGCAACACCCGCACCGTGGACAACTTCATCGTGAAGCTGCGCAAGAAGATCGAGCCGCTGCCCGAAAAGCCCCGCTACATCCTCACGGTCTACGGCGTGGGCTACCGCCTGGCCATGCCCAAAGAGTTCACGAAGGACGAGGTGGGCTGATGGGCTCCGGAAGCAGCGCACTCATCTGGTACTTCATGTGCACCATCGTGGTGGCCTTCATGACCATCTGCGGTGCGGCGCTGATCATCATCGGCCGCCGGTCGGACGCGAAGAAGCGCGCCGCTCGGATGCGCTGGCGCGGGAATCCGAACCCCGGTAGGGTCGGACCGTGCGTTTCCAGGGGTCAACTGCTTCGTTGCCGGGTCTCACGTACGAGGACGCCTGCGCGCGGCTCTCACGTGTGTCCGAGCCGGTGCTCGGCCAAGTGTCCGTCGAGCACGTACAGCTCTGCCCACAGAGCTCGGGTGTGCTCGATGCCGAGCGCGCCACGCAGCTCCGGGAGTCGATGCCGGAGACCCGGTCCCGTCTGCATGCCAACGTGCGTGTGGAGCCCGAGCGCGTGCTGCGCGACGCGACGCACGTGCGCGCAGACCCCGGGTACTTCGCCAGCTTGGGTCGCGTCCATCACGCCCTAGGTTCGGACGTCTACTCGTTGCACGCCGGTCGACGCGGAGGACCGGTCGACACTCTCGAACAGGTGTTCGACAACGTACGTCACCTCGAGGACGCCCTCGGCAGCACCGTCGCGGTGGAAGGGCTCTACCCCGACGCGCGCCGCTCGTTCTTCCTCGACGACTGGTCGTCGTACGCGTCGCTCCTCGAGAGCCCGGTCCACTTCGCGATAGACCTGTCGCATCTGCACATCGTCGCCACGCGCTGGCGAAGCCTGCCGCGCGCCCTGGTGCACGAGCTGCTCGCATGCGAACGCTGCGTCGAGGTCCACGTGTCGGACAACGACGGCTTTCGAGACCAGCACCGGGTGCTCACGCACGAGCCCTGGTGGTGGTCGTTTCTTTCGTCGGTGCACCCCAGCGCCGTGGTGTTCACCGAAGCCAACCACCGGAGCAGCCCTACCCCATGATCTCAGAAGCCCAAGTCGCCTCGCTCGTCACGCATCTCACGAACCAATTGCGACCCATGGACGGTGTGAGCGTGCTGTCCCAGACGGAGGACACCGTCACCATTCGCCTCGAGCGGATGGAGGGTCCCGACATGCTCGTCAAGATCGGCAAACAGCACTACTTCCACTACGAGCCGAGTGAAGACGAGAACGAGTACCTCGACGAACGCGCTGTGACGGCGGCCGTCCTCGAGGCGGACGACTACGTCTTCTCTGGATATGGCGAGCTGCTCGGCTACGACGACGAAGGTTGCGACGGGGCCTTCGACATCGAAGTCCATGAGGCCCCAGGCGACAAGAAGAAGCGCAAGCAGCTCGTCGACAGGTTGGTCAAAGCGATGAAAGCAAGGGTGAAGGGGGTGGCCCAAGCGCCTCCCGGCCGCACGCTCCGCGAGAAGTTCGGCAAGGACCCATTCACCGGGAAGTCGGAGTCCTACTTCGTGGACGAAGAGGGGTTGCGCGTCTCGAAAGCGAGGCCGAACGACGTGATCGTCAAGGCGAGCGGCACCGACGAGCCCATCGGGATCGACGAGGAGACATGGGGCGTGTACCCATTCGAGAACGAAGCTGCGGCCTGGTGGATCAAGGACCTCAAGGGGAGCGACGCGGTGCGCCTCGATAAGATCACGTTCGTGTTCCGCTACATCGAGGAGGAGTTCAATTCCAAGCTCGGTGTCGGCATAGAGACCGCGCAATGCGTGATAGCTGCCTCGGAGATCCTCGCGCGCATTCAGGGGCGGCCCGACCCGGCGTCGGCGCCAGCCGCTCTCGCCAAGTGGCTCGCAACCTCGAAGCTGGAGGCGACGCCCGAGCTGCTGGAAAAGGCCTCCAAGGCCATCGACTGCGCGCTCGGAAAGAACTCGGGGCTGAGGGTGGCGTGGACCGAATCAGGTCACCTCGACGCATGGCTCGCCGTCGTCGCCGATCTCCGCGGACGTCTCGGGTCCTGAGCGCGCAACCCCTGTCGAGCCGGGATGCAGCACCTAGCGCGACGTGCTCGCCTCCGGTGCAACCGACAGCGACCTCCTGACCGAGACCACTCGACCGCCAAGACGCGAATCGCCCGCGAAGCACGAGGGCTACGCGGGCGAACGCTGAACGGGAGCCTCGAGCTGAGCCCTAGGCCTGAGCCACCACGCCCGCGCCCGCCGTCTTGTCGTCGCCCAGCCGCAGCTTCAGCGAGTCGGTGTTCTCGAGCGCGTTCACCAGCACCTCGTCCACGGTGGACACCGGGATGAACTCCAGCGTCTCGCGGATCTCCTCGGGCACCTCTTCCAAGTCCGCAGCGTTGCGCTCCGGCAGGATGACGCGCTTGATGCCGGCGCGGTGAGCGGCGAGCACCTTCTCCTTGATGCCACCCACGGGCAGCACGCGGCCGCGCAGGGTGATTTCACCGGTCATGGCCACGTCGTGGCGCACGCAGATGCCGGTGAGGAGCGAGACCAGGGCCGTCATCATGGTGACGCCGGCGCTGGGGCCGTCCTTGGGCATGCCGCCTGCGGGGATGTGGATGTGCAGGTCGCTCTTCTCGAGGAAGTCCTTGGGGAGGCCGAAGTCTTCGGCGCGGGTGCGCACGTAGCTCATGGCCGCCTGCGCGGACTCTTTCATGACGTCGCCCAGCTGTCCGGTGAGCTGCAGCTTGCCCTGCCCGTGCATGCGCGTGGCCTCGATGAAGAGGATCTCGCCGCCCACGGCCGTCCAGGCCAGGCCCGTGGCCACGCCCGACTCGCTGGTGCGCTCGGCCACTTCGGACGTGAAGCGTGCGGGGCCCAGGTAGGGGCGCAGCGCCTCGGCGTCGTTCATGGCCCACGGACCCGTCTCGCCCTCGGCCACCTTCACGGCCACGCCACGAATGACGCTGGCGATCTGGCGCTCCAGGTTGCGCACGCCGGCCTCGCGCGTGTAGTGGTCGATGATGCCCTCGAGCGCGGCGTCCGAGATGGTGAGGATTTCACCCTTGATGCCGTGGTCTTCGAGCTGCTTGGGCAGGAGGTGCACCTTGGCGATGTCCAGCTTCTCGCGCCGCGTGTAGCCGGGGATCTCGATGATCTCCATGCGGTCGCGGAGCGGCGCCGGGATGGTGTCCCCCACGTTGGCCGTGGCGATGAACATGACCTTGGAGAGGTCGTACGGGATCTCCAGGTAGTGGTCGCTGAAGGTGTCGTTCTGCTCGGGGTCCAACACCTCGAGGAGCGCGGCCGCCGGGTCGCCCCGGAAGTCGTGGCCCACCTTGTCGATTTCATCGAGCATGAAGATGGGGTTGATGGTCCCGGTCTTCTTCATGCCCTGGATGATCTGGCCCGGAAGCGCGCCCACGTAGGTGCGGCGGTGACCGCGGATGGCGGCCTCGTCGTGCACGCCACCCAGGCTGATGCGGTGGAACTTGCGGCCGAGCGCGCGCGCCACGGAGCGGCCGAGCGAGGTCTTGCCGACGCCGGGCGGCCCGATGAGGCACAGGATGGGACCCTTCTTGTCCTTCTTGAGCTTGCGCACGGCCAGGTACTCGACGATGCGCTTCTTGACCTTCTCGAGGCCCGAGTGGTCCTCGTCCAGCACCTTGCGCACGGCGGCGATGTCCAGGTTGTCCGTGGTCTCGCGGCTCCAGGGCACGTCCAGGAGCCAGTCGATGTACGTGCGCACCACCGTGTACTCGGCGCTACCCACCTGCATCTGGCGCAGCCGCTTGAGCTGCTTGCGGGCCACCTTGTCGGCCTCGCCGGGGAGGCTGGCCTTGGCGATGCGCTCTTCGACCACGTCCAGGTCGCCCTGGTCGCCCTCTTCTTCGCCCAGCTCTTCCTTGATGGCCTTGAGCTGCTGACGCAGCACGTATTCGCGCTGGTTCTTGCCCATCTCCTCTTTGATTTGCGAGTTGATCCGCTCGCGCATCTTGAGGATTTCCAGCTGACGCGTGAGCAGGCGCAGCACCTTGCGGATGCGCTCCTTGGCGTCCACCGTCTCGAGCAGCTGGGCCTTGTCTTCCACCGGGGCGTCCAGGTTGGCGGCCACCAGGTCGGCCAGCTGGCCGGGCTCTTGGATGCTGTCCAGCAGCGAGTTGGCCTCGCGCGGGAGCTCCGGCATGAGCTGCACCACCTGCTTGGCGATGTCGCGCAGGCTCATGGCCAGCGCTTCGCTCTCCACGTCGTCCGTGGGGATTTCGTCCAAGCGCGAGATGCGGGCCTTGAGGTACGGCTCCTCTTCCACCACGTGCTCGAGGCGGATGCGCACCAGGCCCTGCAGGATGAGGCTGTAGTTGCCCGAGCTGTGCTTGAGCGCCTTGAGCACGCGCGCCGCGACGCCCACCGGATACAGGTCGCCCTCGATGGGGTCGTCCGTGGACGGGTCGCGCTGCGCGAAAATGGCGATGATGGGCTGGTCGGCGCTCTCGATGTCTTCCACCAAGGCGACCGAGCGGGGGCGACCCACGTCGAAGGGAGCGACGGCGCCGGGGAAGAGCACCGCGTTGCGGATGGGCAACACTGGCAGCTCGTCGTCGAAGCGTACGTCTGGTCCCTCGGGCGGTGTCGATAGGGAACTCATCTCGTCTTCGTCAGACATATTCTGCGACCATAGTCACCGGCCCGAAGCCTGGCAAGGACGTTGCACGCCGAGCGTTCTATTCGTGGTTTTCCCGGGTGGCGGCGGCCTCATCCGGGATTCGCTCGAAGATCGTCACGGGCATGTGGTCGAAGCACACGCTGAGGGCCTCCTCGTCTTGCTCGTCCCACACGTAGCCCCAGTCCGTGTCGGGGAAGCGCGGCTCGCGCGTGAAGCGGGCCACCACGCGGAACCCCAGCTGCTCGGCGAACAGGTCGCGGTAGAACGCGTGCTGGGCCGGCGCACGCACGGGGGCGCTGGGGTGGCGAGCACGGCGATGGTACCAGTCGCCCACCACGACGAAGCGCGCCCGGGCCAGCGTGCGCTCGAAGTGTGCGGGCAGCCGCTCTTGATCGGGGCGGCCCGTGAACAGTCGCCGCGGGCGCAGCGTGGCGGCCTCCGGAGGAACACTGTTGGCCACCCAGCGCCCACCCGAGGCGGCCGGGTAGTTGGGGAGCACGCGCCCCACCAGGTCGTAGTCGTCGTTCAGGACCGCGCTGTAGGAGCCCTCGGGCTCGAGCACCACCACGTCGCGCCGCTCGCCGTGCTCGGCCAGGTAGCGCCCCGCCAGCACGCGCGGGTCGGGCTGGCGGAACATCAACGCATAGGCCACCCCGCGGGCGCAGGTGAAGGCCACGATGCCCACCGCCAGCGCGGCCAGCGCAAAGCTCAGCGACGCGGCCAGCGTGGCGTTGCGACCGGGCGGAGGCTGGCTGCCGCCGGGGCGCCCTGGATGGGGACTGGGAGCGGGAGCGGGGAGGAGGCGTTGCGGGTGGGCCAGCAGGCTCGCAGCCCCCAGGATGAGCGCGGGCACGGCTGGCAGGACGTAGCGCACGGTGACCACCGCGAAGCCGC encodes:
- the dusB gene encoding tRNA dihydrouridine synthase DusB encodes the protein MDEVYRNDTNRDVPLAQPGEFAPIQLGPLSVWPPVVLAPMAGVTNWPFRMMCRKFGAGLYVSEMITARPLAEGRDKTLKLADFHPDESPRSLQLYGVDPYYVGEAVKRLVGEGHVDHIDMNFGCPVPKVTRKGGGSAIPARPALLAAIVRAAVQNAGTVPVTIKFRSGVDDTLLTYRDAGRIGQEEGCAAVALHARTAAQLYDGEANWEDIADLKRLVTHIPVLGNGDIWEGHDALRMMRLTGCDGVVVGRGCLGRPWLFADLAAVFDGREPENPPDFGGVAAIMREHALLLIECMGEVHAMRQFRRHATWYTKGFRGSAQLRQALTNVSTLDELRAALGSFDSSEPFPPAAMRVKRGKTSGRQRVTLPDGWCDDPNDATPPMDIPIELMSGG
- a CDS encoding response regulator transcription factor codes for the protein MSGGLPRAPTLLQSAFVTTAPTQTVLLVEDDPALALGLCDSLEFEGFAVLHAKRGSEAVTMAKSARPDCILLDVMLPDMNGYQVCEAVRAWDLNVPILMLTARSQEADKIRGLDAGADDYVTKPFSVSELMARVRALLRRAKRTTLAPADEFHVGECVVDPGTQELRLPDGQVEQLSFFEVQLLAFLHAHGGQPVSRDDILEKVWGSTGNTRTVDNFIVKLRKKIEPLPEKPRYILTVYGVGYRLAMPKEFTKDEVG
- a CDS encoding SRPBCC domain-containing protein, giving the protein MRKPTSSNEIRLTRVYEAPVSAVWDAWTDPEQVGQWWGPRGFTLTTHSKDLRAGGHWRYTMHGPDGVDYPNIATYFVVEPRAKLVYDHGATDSTPPLFRVTATFTEAGGKTTLDLSFALATPEAATEMARMIKEKGGTGTWDRLAEHLEEATTGKRTFVINRTFDAPIARVFEMWTKPEHLAQWLPPTGARMRFLRSEIAVGKSTFFVITGEHGTMHVRAEYLAIEPPHRVVYAQQFVDESEHLAAAPGAEVWPATLLTTVVFSDESDERTRVTVTVEPQGRVSTAELAAFVGERGGMTLGWTGSFDALEGLLEP
- a CDS encoding DUF4259 domain-containing protein, which codes for MDGVSVLSQTEDTVTIRLERMEGPDMLVKIGKQHYFHYEPSEDENEYLDERAVTAAVLEADDYVFSGYGELLGYDDEGCDGAFDIEVHEAPGDKKKRKQLVDRLVKAMKARVKGVAQAPPGRTLREKFGKDPFTGKSESYFVDEEGLRVSKARPNDVIVKASGTDEPIGIDEETWGVYPFENEAAAWWIKDLKGSDAVRLDKITFVFRYIEEEFNSKLGVGIETAQCVIAASEILARIQGRPDPASAPAALAKWLATSKLEATPELLEKASKAIDCALGKNSGLRVAWTESGHLDAWLAVVADLRGRLGS
- the lon gene encoding endopeptidase La → MSDEDEMSSLSTPPEGPDVRFDDELPVLPIRNAVLFPGAVAPFDVGRPRSVALVEDIESADQPIIAIFAQRDPSTDDPIEGDLYPVGVAARVLKALKHSSGNYSLILQGLVRIRLEHVVEEEPYLKARISRLDEIPTDDVESEALAMSLRDIAKQVVQLMPELPREANSLLDSIQEPGQLADLVAANLDAPVEDKAQLLETVDAKERIRKVLRLLTRQLEILKMRERINSQIKEEMGKNQREYVLRQQLKAIKEELGEEEGDQGDLDVVEERIAKASLPGEADKVARKQLKRLRQMQVGSAEYTVVRTYIDWLLDVPWSRETTDNLDIAAVRKVLDEDHSGLEKVKKRIVEYLAVRKLKKDKKGPILCLIGPPGVGKTSLGRSVARALGRKFHRISLGGVHDEAAIRGHRRTYVGALPGQIIQGMKKTGTINPIFMLDEIDKVGHDFRGDPAAALLEVLDPEQNDTFSDHYLEIPYDLSKVMFIATANVGDTIPAPLRDRMEIIEIPGYTRREKLDIAKVHLLPKQLEDHGIKGEILTISDAALEGIIDHYTREAGVRNLERQIASVIRGVAVKVAEGETGPWAMNDAEALRPYLGPARFTSEVAERTSESGVATGLAWTAVGGEILFIEATRMHGQGKLQLTGQLGDVMKESAQAAMSYVRTRAEDFGLPKDFLEKSDLHIHIPAGGMPKDGPSAGVTMMTALVSLLTGICVRHDVAMTGEITLRGRVLPVGGIKEKVLAAHRAGIKRVILPERNAADLEEVPEEIRETLEFIPVSTVDEVLVNALENTDSLKLRLGDDKTAGAGVVAQA
- a CDS encoding helix-turn-helix transcriptional regulator, with amino-acid sequence MPSADLSLIFSALADPTRRAILARLSEGEAPVKDLVAPFELSGPAITKHLKVLERAGLISRSREGQQRPCRLEPRALEPAVDFLEQYRAMWEDRLDRLGEYLKSVAAQPAEPTTKKSARTAPRAKNSRGKRHEKAN